The Chitinophagales bacterium genome contains a region encoding:
- a CDS encoding TonB-dependent receptor — VSQSTTTFPTDLWVPSTAYVKPQRGLQASLGYFHNFKDNTYETSVEVYYKKLWNQIEYGEEAIKSDGTDRDTEDQFVFGTGQSYGAEFFVKKKYGKFNGWIGYTLAWTERDFPTLNKGEKFWAKYDRRHDLSVVLIYDITKRIKLSATFVYSSGQNTTIAVRRYFINGELRADYGKRNGYRLPAYHRLDVGFTYVLKDNEKRYSDLNISIYNLYSRKNPYFFYDDINSEVKTDANGNVIGSTFEVQTKQVSLFPILPTLSWNFKF; from the coding sequence GTTTCGCAAAGTACTACTACTTTCCCTACAGATTTATGGGTGCCCAGTACAGCCTATGTTAAGCCCCAAAGAGGACTGCAAGCATCTTTAGGTTATTTCCATAATTTTAAGGATAATACTTATGAAACTTCTGTAGAGGTTTACTATAAAAAACTTTGGAATCAAATAGAATATGGAGAAGAAGCTATAAAATCTGACGGAACAGACAGAGATACGGAAGACCAATTTGTGTTTGGAACAGGACAATCTTATGGTGCTGAGTTTTTTGTGAAAAAGAAATATGGCAAATTCAATGGCTGGATAGGTTATACTTTAGCTTGGACAGAAAGAGATTTTCCTACTTTAAACAAAGGCGAAAAATTTTGGGCTAAATACGATAGAAGACACGATTTATCGGTAGTATTAATTTACGATATTACCAAAAGAATAAAGCTAAGTGCCACTTTTGTGTATAGCAGTGGACAAAATACCACAATAGCCGTACGTAGATATTTTATTAATGGCGAACTTAGAGCAGATTATGGCAAAAGAAATGGATATAGATTGCCTGCTTATCATAGATTAGATGTGGGTTTTACTTATGTGCTGAAAGATAATGAAAAGCGTTATTCTGATTTGAATATATCTATTTACAATTTATACAGCCGAAAAAATCCGTACTTTTTTTATGATGATATAAATAGTGAAGTTAAAACAGATGCCAATGGTAATGTAATAGGTTCAACATTTGAAGTACAGACTAAACAAGTATCCTTGTTTCCAATTTTGCCGACACTTTCATGGAATTTTAAATTTTAA
- a CDS encoding DUF4249 family protein, with protein MKKILIIITIALLTGILVTSCEKDVFLDVGDVEDLLVVEGYVLKGETPFVLLTNSFPNGQTIDLDSLFYSGNATVKVTDQSGMEVTLARRTANELTTVQKAYLSEQFLLDPIILYFIPVYIDTSNTIMGIENGTYNLSIEYEDKTLTASTTIPPLRPLDSLTYVKKENFDSLYTVFIHLRMTGSGNYVRYLTKRNSEPFFPPGTTGANWSDATFQGAESLTLPIERGYPSILVRDSLGNLPPGVEERPDDISELGAFKLGDTVTVMWNNIDRESYLFWSSIDADGGDTPFSSPVKALTNVTGGLGIFAGYNQSFYTTVIIE; from the coding sequence ATGAAAAAGATATTAATTATAATAACAATAGCTTTATTAACAGGAATATTAGTTACATCTTGCGAGAAAGACGTATTTCTTGATGTAGGCGATGTAGAAGATTTATTAGTAGTGGAAGGTTATGTACTAAAAGGAGAAACACCTTTTGTGCTTTTAACCAATAGTTTTCCTAATGGACAAACAATAGATTTAGATAGTTTATTTTATAGTGGCAATGCTACGGTTAAAGTAACAGACCAATCGGGTATGGAAGTAACTTTAGCCAGAAGAACAGCTAATGAACTTACTACTGTTCAAAAGGCTTATTTATCAGAGCAGTTTTTGCTTGACCCTATAATATTATATTTTATCCCTGTTTATATTGACACCTCTAACACTATAATGGGAATAGAAAATGGCACTTATAATTTAAGTATAGAGTATGAGGACAAAACATTAACAGCCAGTACTACTATTCCGCCCTTACGTCCTTTAGATTCATTAACTTACGTGAAAAAAGAAAATTTTGATTCTTTATACACCGTTTTTATTCATTTAAGAATGACGGGTTCCGGAAATTATGTACGATACTTAACAAAAAGAAACAGCGAACCGTTTTTTCCACCGGGCACAACGGGAGCTAATTGGAGCGATGCTACTTTTCAAGGTGCAGAAAGTTTAACTTTACCAATAGAAAGAGGTTATCCTTCTATTTTGGTAAGAGATTCATTAGGCAATTTACCACCGGGCGTAGAAGAAAGACCAGATGATATTTCGGAATTAGGGGCATTTAAGTTGGGTGATACAGTAACTGTAATGTGGAATAATATAGATAGAGAATCTTATTTATTTTGGAGTAGTATAGATGCTGACGGGGGCGATACGCCTTTTAGCAGTCCTGTAAAAGCACTGACAAATGTTACAGGTGGTTTAGGTATTTTTGCCGGCTACAATCAAAGTTTTTATACTACGGTTATTATAGAGTAG
- a CDS encoding AAA family ATPase, with translation MMRIYIVGTTGSGKTTLATKIAEKLNIPLIDLDELHFKPIRTGIIY, from the coding sequence ATAATGCGTATTTATATTGTAGGAACTACAGGAAGTGGAAAAACTACTTTGGCTACAAAAATTGCGGAAAAACTCAACATTCCATTAATAGACTTAGACGAATTGCATTTCAAACCGATTAGGACTGGTATTATCTATTGA
- a CDS encoding SdpI family protein, whose protein sequence is MDILENIILQPFIFIPLISTPFFIIMAVVMLFYPPKTIGLIGYRTPRSMENGQEVWDFAQKYSAKQFLLFQTIYLFTTVLTFIHFSNPVYAWLLAIALNIIFAIIPIITTERKLKSKFTK, encoded by the coding sequence ATGGATATTTTAGAAAACATAATACTTCAACCATTTATTTTTATTCCTTTAATATCAACTCCCTTTTTTATAATAATGGCAGTTGTAATGCTGTTCTACCCACCTAAAACAATAGGACTAATAGGCTACAGAACACCACGTTCTATGGAAAACGGACAAGAAGTATGGGATTTTGCACAAAAATATTCAGCCAAACAGTTTCTTTTATTTCAAACCATATACTTATTTACTACCGTACTAACTTTTATTCATTTTTCCAATCCGGTATATGCTTGGCTTTTAGCTATAGCTCTTAATATTATATTTGCTATTATTCCAATTATTACCACGGAACGAAAGCTAAAATCTAAGTTTACTAAATAA
- a CDS encoding alanine--glyoxylate aminotransferase family protein: MTDRNLLMIPGPIEFEPEVLRAMSIKTASHVAPNFIETFGNCLDMIQKIWQAPTGQAFIVAGSGTLAMDMAAANITEQGDKVLVLSTGYFGKRYKDIFDRYGAKTTIIETPIGETIDLNTIENELKKGIYKIISITHVDTSTGVLTDAKNIAAIANKYNVLSVLDGVCSVAAEEIAQEEWGIDVVLTASQKAIGVPPGLALLVASEKAINVWKNRTTPVQNYYADFANWLPIMKAYQERRPSYFGTPAVNLINALEVSLKQILAEGLQNRFARHKNLATLFRTELKKLGFKYVPTKDKHTANTLSAVYYPTHVNGNDFRKKLAKNNIIVAGGLLPEIKEQYFRVGHMGAVTENDIVAVINAIKKSI, encoded by the coding sequence ATGACAGATAGAAACTTATTAATGATTCCGGGTCCTATAGAATTTGAACCGGAAGTACTACGAGCCATGAGCATAAAAACAGCCAGCCATGTTGCTCCAAATTTTATAGAAACATTTGGCAACTGCTTAGATATGATACAAAAAATATGGCAAGCACCTACAGGGCAAGCATTTATAGTGGCAGGAAGTGGCACTTTGGCAATGGATATGGCTGCTGCAAATATTACAGAGCAAGGAGATAAGGTTTTAGTACTTTCTACGGGATATTTTGGCAAAAGATACAAAGATATTTTTGATAGATATGGAGCAAAAACTACTATAATAGAAACGCCAATAGGCGAAACTATAGATTTAAACACAATAGAAAATGAACTAAAAAAAGGTATTTATAAAATAATATCTATCACTCACGTAGATACTTCAACAGGCGTGCTAACGGATGCCAAAAACATTGCTGCTATAGCTAATAAATACAATGTTCTTTCTGTTTTAGATGGTGTATGTTCTGTAGCTGCCGAAGAAATAGCTCAAGAAGAATGGGGAATAGATGTGGTTTTAACCGCTTCGCAAAAAGCTATAGGCGTGCCACCGGGTTTAGCTTTGCTGGTAGCCTCTGAAAAAGCAATAAATGTATGGAAAAACAGAACTACTCCTGTTCAAAATTACTATGCCGATTTTGCTAATTGGCTACCTATAATGAAAGCTTACCAAGAAAGAAGACCTTCTTATTTTGGCACACCTGCCGTTAATTTAATAAACGCTTTAGAAGTTAGTTTAAAGCAAATACTGGCGGAAGGTTTACAAAACAGATTTGCCAGACATAAAAATTTGGCTACATTATTTAGGACTGAATTAAAAAAGCTGGGTTTTAAATACGTACCCACTAAAGATAAGCATACGGCTAATACTTTATCGGCAGTGTACTACCCTACTCACGTAAACGGCAATGATTTTAGAAAAAAATTAGCCAAAAATAATATTATAGTAGCAGGCGGTTTACTCCCCGAAATAAAAGAGCAATATTTTAGAGTGGGTCACATGGGTGCTGTAACAGAAAATGATATAGTGGCGGTAATAAACGCTATAAAAAAGAGTATTTAA
- a CDS encoding YqgE/AlgH family protein, with amino-acid sequence MNKYKKDLEKFQWDYTKEIRKKIEPGSILLSQPFMDDNVFKRTVCFVCAHNREEGSFGFILNKPTTYKLADFVDNLSAIDNTIYYGGPVGNDTLYFLHDNSLELEGALKITDNIYWGGDYEALQIKLATNKEAQKRIRFFLGYSGWGVDQLKKEIIENSWIISQSKPEYIYNEDKNLWKSIMNNMGELYQHLANLPERPELN; translated from the coding sequence ATGAATAAGTATAAAAAGGATTTAGAAAAATTTCAATGGGATTATACTAAGGAAATTAGAAAAAAAATAGAACCCGGCTCTATTTTATTATCTCAACCTTTTATGGATGACAATGTATTTAAAAGAACGGTATGTTTTGTTTGTGCACATAATAGAGAAGAAGGTTCTTTTGGTTTTATTTTAAACAAACCTACTACTTACAAACTTGCCGATTTTGTGGATAACTTAAGTGCTATAGACAATACTATATATTATGGTGGTCCTGTAGGAAATGACACCTTGTATTTTTTGCACGATAATTCATTAGAACTTGAAGGAGCTTTAAAAATAACAGACAATATTTATTGGGGTGGCGATTATGAAGCGTTGCAAATAAAACTTGCTACTAATAAAGAAGCTCAAAAAAGAATACGATTTTTCTTAGGTTATTCGGGTTGGGGTGTTGACCAACTTAAAAAAGAGATTATAGAAAACTCTTGGATAATAAGCCAAAGCAAACCCGAATACATATATAATGAAGATAAAAACCTGTGGAAATCAATAATGAATAACATGGGCGAACTGTATCAACACTTAGCTAACCTGCCTGAAAGACCGGAATTGAATTAG
- a CDS encoding Na(+)-translocating NADH-quinone reductase subunit A — protein MSKNIFSINSKLAFSFLFSTLSLLSFASPIEPSSTTLIFGLFAGLLALVVFIVGLLSDSIIKLLSKKVEGAETTSLFNSFKNYFLGSGQSKKKKSVNGKSISLKEGFDIKLSGNARNDFKKYESNLYAVKPTDFVGLKPIPKMLVKEGATVKAGDALFYDTGFEGVKFVSPVSGKVKEIRRGAKRAITEIIIEADAKNEYKKFNTNVSSREDILNLLAESGTLALFIERPYGIVPSLNHTPKSIHVSCFDTAPLAPNYNEILNRLNKNDFQKGVEVLSKLTDNVHLNITNNTDSSLLDNINGATVNIVNGLHPAGNVGIQIHHISPINKGDIVWTIQPEDVAVIGKLFNEGIYSPKRIVALAGNVLKERNYVETTQGVNIAGLIKDNLKNENSRVISGDPLSGTAVGKDGFLGFYDNQISVIEEGDEYELFGWLIPSYARPSLSPTFPKSKTYDVNTNTHGEKRAFVVTGEYKEVLPMNIYPQFLFKSIIKEDFEEIEGLGIYELIEEDVALCEFVCTSKQPLQQILRTGLDFIRSQS, from the coding sequence ATGAGTAAAAACATATTCAGTATTAACTCAAAACTCGCTTTTAGTTTTTTATTTTCAACATTATCGTTATTGTCTTTTGCAAGCCCTATAGAGCCGTCAAGCACCACTTTAATTTTTGGTTTGTTTGCCGGATTATTAGCCTTAGTGGTTTTTATTGTAGGTTTGCTAAGCGATAGCATAATAAAATTACTTTCTAAAAAAGTAGAAGGTGCTGAAACTACAAGTTTGTTTAACTCTTTTAAAAATTATTTTTTAGGGAGTGGACAATCTAAAAAAAAAAAGTCGGTTAACGGAAAAAGCATAAGCTTAAAAGAAGGGTTTGACATTAAATTAAGTGGCAATGCTCGTAATGATTTTAAAAAATACGAGTCTAATTTATATGCCGTTAAGCCAACCGATTTTGTCGGGTTAAAGCCAATTCCTAAAATGTTGGTTAAAGAAGGTGCTACAGTAAAAGCCGGAGATGCCTTATTTTATGATACCGGTTTTGAAGGTGTTAAATTTGTATCGCCAGTTAGTGGCAAAGTAAAGGAAATACGAAGAGGTGCTAAACGTGCCATTACCGAAATTATAATAGAGGCAGACGCTAAAAACGAATACAAGAAATTTAATACCAATGTATCTTCAAGAGAAGATATTTTAAATTTATTGGCAGAAAGTGGCACTTTAGCTTTATTTATAGAAAGACCTTATGGAATAGTTCCAAGTTTAAATCATACGCCTAAAAGTATTCATGTCTCATGTTTTGATACAGCCCCTTTAGCTCCTAATTACAATGAAATATTAAATAGATTAAACAAAAACGATTTCCAAAAAGGAGTTGAAGTGCTTTCTAAATTGACCGATAATGTACATTTAAACATTACAAACAATACAGATAGCAGTTTGTTAGATAATATTAATGGAGCAACTGTAAATATTGTAAACGGACTTCACCCGGCAGGAAATGTAGGTATTCAAATACACCACATTAGCCCAATTAACAAAGGAGATATTGTATGGACTATTCAGCCAGAGGATGTAGCCGTAATAGGTAAATTATTTAATGAAGGTATTTATAGCCCTAAAAGAATAGTAGCTTTAGCCGGAAATGTATTAAAAGAAAGAAACTACGTAGAAACAACACAAGGTGTTAATATAGCAGGTTTAATTAAAGATAATCTTAAAAATGAAAATTCTCGGGTTATTTCCGGAGATCCATTATCGGGAACAGCAGTAGGCAAAGACGGATTTTTAGGATTTTATGACAATCAAATATCCGTAATAGAAGAAGGAGATGAATATGAGTTATTTGGTTGGCTAATTCCTTCTTATGCTCGTCCAAGTTTATCGCCTACTTTTCCTAAAAGCAAAACTTATGATGTAAATACCAATACTCATGGCGAAAAAAGAGCTTTTGTGGTAACAGGAGAGTATAAAGAAGTATTGCCAATGAATATTTATCCTCAGTTTTTATTCAAATCTATCATAAAAGAAGATTTTGAAGAAATAGAAGGATTAGGAATATATGAATTGATAGAAGAAGATGTTGCTTTGTGTGAATTTGTTTGCACATCAAAACAACCATTGCAGCAAATTTTAAGAACGGGATTAGATTTTATTCGTTCACAGAGTTAA
- a CDS encoding NADH:ubiquinone reductase (Na(+)-transporting) subunit B produces the protein MKFIRNFMDKIEPDKAKSPFLHTLWDGMDTFFYVPNHVTKGRTHIKDGMDLKRTMIHVVLAMQFAFLIGMYNIGHQHYFSLGMYPGFFSGFFQKLIFGVLQYLPTIIVVHIVGLGIEFLFAAKKGHGIEEGFLVSGFLIPLIMPPATPLWIVALATAFAVVIAKEAFGGTGMNVFNVALVARVFVFFAFPSEISGDEVWVTQDYTWLHKGFNAFASLFGASDFFSIHNGATLVDGWSGATPLSLAAKGGWESVQAYAVTIGGKVYHPYSTSNLLWGNVPGSVGEVSKIGIILGAIFLIFSKIGSWRIMLSLVLGAVFMSALLNIVNSMYANELTNAFLSVPWYYQFTMGGLLFAMAFMATDPVTAAGTSTGKWIYGFLIGVVGIIIRVLNPAYPEGWMLAILLLNVFAPLIDYMVLQNNIKRRLQRA, from the coding sequence ATGAAGTTTATTAGAAATTTCATGGACAAAATAGAGCCGGATAAGGCTAAAAGTCCTTTTCTGCATACACTTTGGGACGGTATGGATACATTTTTTTATGTTCCTAATCATGTAACAAAGGGTAGAACACATATTAAAGATGGTATGGATTTAAAACGTACCATGATTCATGTTGTTTTAGCTATGCAGTTTGCCTTTTTAATAGGTATGTATAATATAGGACATCAACACTATTTTTCATTAGGCATGTACCCGGGTTTCTTTAGTGGTTTTTTCCAAAAACTAATCTTTGGAGTTTTACAATATTTGCCTACTATAATAGTAGTGCATATTGTGGGCTTGGGAATAGAGTTTTTGTTTGCTGCTAAAAAAGGACACGGTATAGAAGAAGGATTTTTAGTATCGGGATTTTTAATTCCGTTAATAATGCCACCTGCTACGCCACTTTGGATAGTAGCTTTAGCTACAGCATTTGCAGTAGTAATAGCTAAAGAAGCATTTGGCGGTACAGGAATGAATGTTTTTAACGTAGCCTTAGTAGCTCGTGTATTTGTGTTCTTTGCTTTTCCTTCAGAAATATCGGGAGATGAAGTGTGGGTAACACAAGATTATACATGGTTGCACAAAGGTTTTAATGCTTTTGCTTCTTTATTCGGAGCATCTGATTTCTTTAGTATTCACAATGGAGCTACATTAGTAGATGGCTGGTCGGGAGCTACGCCATTATCTTTAGCAGCTAAAGGTGGCTGGGAAAGCGTGCAGGCTTATGCTGTAACTATAGGCGGTAAGGTTTATCATCCTTATTCTACTTCTAATTTACTTTGGGGAAATGTACCAGGTTCTGTAGGAGAAGTTAGTAAAATAGGAATTATTTTAGGAGCAATATTTTTAATTTTCTCAAAAATTGGAAGTTGGAGAATAATGTTATCCTTAGTATTAGGAGCAGTGTTTATGTCTGCTTTACTAAATATAGTTAACAGCATGTATGCCAATGAGTTAACTAATGCTTTCTTAAGTGTTCCTTGGTATTATCAGTTTACAATGGGAGGTTTATTATTTGCTATGGCATTTATGGCTACAGACCCTGTTACCGCAGCAGGAACAAGCACCGGCAAGTGGATATATGGATTTTTAATAGGTGTAGTAGGTATAATAATAAGAGTATTGAACCCAGCATATCCAGAAGGCTGGATGTTGGCAATATTGTTATTAAATGTATTTGCCCCACTTATAGACTATATGGTTTTACAAAATAATATTAAAAGGAGGTTACAACGTGCCTAA
- the nqrC gene encoding NADH:ubiquinone reductase (Na(+)-transporting) subunit C, with protein MNTNSNGYTLGFLAIMVVVVGGALALVSSALKPTIDANVLLDTRTKIMKSLLALSEEDESSKLTANFVNSEYEKNVKAYLVDYNGDVVEEKIPATYDFRKEMKDASKPLENKLFPVYEYTNNGEKTYALQMLGLGLWDEINGYIALKEDKKTIKGVAFDHKGETPGLGAELVKYKFRKQFFNQSLFDTNGNYDFVVYKAGKLPANGKGVDGLAGATLTTNGIDAMVKHTAEIYKNFLNK; from the coding sequence TTGAATACAAACTCAAACGGATACACACTTGGCTTTTTAGCCATAATGGTGGTGGTAGTAGGTGGTGCTTTAGCATTAGTTTCTAGTGCATTAAAACCTACAATAGATGCTAATGTATTATTAGATACTAGAACGAAAATAATGAAATCGCTTTTAGCACTTTCTGAAGAAGATGAAAGTAGTAAGCTAACAGCTAATTTTGTTAATAGTGAGTACGAAAAAAATGTAAAAGCTTATTTAGTTGACTATAATGGTGATGTTGTAGAAGAAAAAATACCTGCAACTTACGATTTTAGAAAAGAGATGAAAGATGCTTCAAAACCATTAGAAAATAAACTATTTCCTGTATATGAATATACTAATAATGGTGAAAAAACTTATGCATTGCAAATGTTAGGTTTAGGACTTTGGGATGAAATTAATGGTTATATAGCTTTGAAAGAAGATAAAAAAACTATAAAAGGTGTGGCTTTTGACCATAAAGGAGAAACCCCGGGCTTAGGAGCAGAATTAGTAAAATATAAATTTAGAAAACAATTTTTCAATCAAAGTTTATTTGATACTAATGGAAACTATGATTTTGTAGTTTACAAAGCAGGAAAACTACCAGCCAATGGAAAAGGTGTGGATGGTTTAGCCGGAGCCACTTTAACAACTAATGGAATAGACGCTATGGTAAAACATACCGCAGAGATTTATAAAAACTTTTTAAATAAATAA
- a CDS encoding NADH:ubiquinone reductase (Na(+)-transporting) subunit D: MSDVNTKKLITDPLSDNNPITVQILGVCSALAVTGNIANALVMGVAVTLVTAFSNLTISSLRNYIPGRIRLIVQLVVIAALVTLVGEALKAFAYDLSKELSVYIGLIITNCIVMGRLEAFAMGNKPLPSFLDGIGNGLGYAAILLIVGTIRELFGTGSLLGFTFFGEEAFHNISFLKHGFFHAFFHNGLMVLPIASIFIIGIIIWIQRSKNQELVDIS; this comes from the coding sequence ATGAGTGATGTTAATACAAAAAAATTAATAACAGATCCATTAAGTGATAATAATCCTATTACTGTTCAAATATTGGGTGTATGCTCAGCTTTAGCTGTAACTGGGAATATTGCCAATGCATTAGTTATGGGTGTAGCGGTTACTTTAGTAACGGCTTTTTCAAACTTAACTATTTCATCGTTAAGAAATTATATACCGGGTAGAATAAGGCTTATAGTCCAGTTAGTTGTTATAGCGGCTTTAGTAACCTTAGTAGGAGAGGCCTTAAAAGCATTTGCTTATGATTTAAGTAAAGAACTTTCGGTTTATATTGGCTTAATTATTACCAACTGTATAGTAATGGGACGTTTAGAAGCCTTTGCTATGGGAAATAAGCCATTGCCTTCATTTTTAGATGGAATAGGAAATGGCTTAGGATATGCAGCTATTTTATTAATTGTAGGTACTATAAGGGAATTATTTGGTACAGGTTCTTTGTTAGGATTTACATTTTTTGGAGAAGAAGCTTTTCATAATATCAGCTTCTTAAAACATGGCTTTTTCCATGCGTTTTTCCACAATGGTTTAATGGTTTTACCTATAGCATCTATATTTATTATAGGTATCATTATTTGGATACAAAGAAGTAAAAATCAAGAATTAGTAGATATATCTTAA
- the nqrE gene encoding NADH:ubiquinone reductase (Na(+)-transporting) subunit E — protein MGDLINIFVKSAFVENMILIYFLGMCSYLAVSKSVKTALGLGAAVIFVLGVTAPVNWIIRENLLVEGALSWISPSLENVSLEFLGLIIYIGVIAAMVQLVEMVIEKFSPSLYLSLGIFLPLITVNCSILGGTLFMITKEYNLVESLVFGLGSGFGFFLAIVSLAAIREKIRYSNIPAPLRGLGMAFIITGLMGLAFMGLMGIKL, from the coding sequence ATGGGAGATTTAATAAACATATTCGTAAAATCAGCTTTTGTAGAGAACATGATACTTATCTATTTCTTAGGTATGTGTTCTTATTTAGCGGTATCTAAATCTGTAAAAACAGCTTTAGGTTTAGGAGCGGCAGTAATATTTGTATTGGGTGTTACAGCTCCGGTCAATTGGATAATTAGAGAAAACTTATTAGTAGAAGGAGCGTTATCGTGGATAAGCCCATCTTTAGAAAATGTAAGTTTAGAATTTTTAGGACTAATTATTTATATTGGTGTTATTGCAGCCATGGTACAATTAGTAGAAATGGTTATAGAAAAATTTTCACCTTCATTATACCTCTCTTTGGGTATCTTTTTACCATTAATAACTGTAAACTGTTCTATTTTGGGAGGTACATTATTTATGATAACTAAAGAGTACAACTTAGTAGAAAGTTTAGTATTTGGTTTAGGAAGTGGATTCGGATTTTTCTTAGCTATAGTTTCTTTAGCCGCTATAAGAGAGAAAATTAGATACTCAAATATTCCGGCACCATTAAGAGGCTTGGGAATGGCATTTATTATTACAGGCTTAATGGGTTTAGCTTTTATGGGCTTAATGGGAATAAAACTTTAA
- a CDS encoding NADH:ubiquinone reductase (Na(+)-transporting) subunit F, translating to MFLAIDFVFLVASVIVFMFILMVLAGGLLFAKSKLVSDEDVTITLNGGKQITTKPGSSLLNVLSGEGIFLPSACGGGGTCAMCRCHIPEGGGDTLPTEKNHFTRKQVGEKLRLACQVKVKNDMTVEVPEEVFGVKKWECTVNSNYNVATFIKEFDVQLPEGEILEFEAGGYIQIDVPKITVDFKDMDITAHPKYHDDPKKFQKDWDHFKMWGLKMVNTEEEFRAYSMANHPAEGNKVMLTIRIATPPFKFKNEGGKRIWDGYQAVNPGICSSYVFSRKPGDKVSISGPYGEFFIKDTDAEMLYIGGGAGMAPMRSHLYHLFHTLKTGRKVTFFYGGRTKQELFYIEEFREIEKQFPNFKFAIALDNPLPEDNWTLKENLDDPNGDGFKGFVHNVVIEQFLSKHEAPEDLELYFCGPPMMNQSVLKMADDWGIPKEQVFFDDFGG from the coding sequence ATGTTTTTAGCAATAGATTTTGTTTTTTTAGTAGCAAGTGTTATAGTATTTATGTTTATACTTATGGTTTTAGCAGGAGGTTTACTTTTTGCTAAATCTAAGTTAGTATCTGACGAAGATGTAACTATAACCTTAAACGGAGGGAAACAAATAACAACAAAACCGGGTTCTTCATTATTAAATGTACTTTCTGGAGAAGGTATATTCTTACCTTCAGCTTGTGGTGGTGGTGGCACATGTGCTATGTGCAGATGCCATATACCAGAAGGAGGAGGCGATACTTTACCTACAGAAAAAAACCACTTTACAAGAAAGCAAGTAGGAGAGAAATTGCGTTTAGCTTGCCAAGTTAAAGTAAAAAACGACATGACGGTAGAAGTGCCGGAAGAAGTATTTGGTGTTAAAAAATGGGAATGTACAGTTAATTCAAACTATAATGTGGCTACATTTATTAAAGAATTTGATGTACAACTACCGGAAGGCGAAATATTAGAGTTTGAAGCAGGTGGTTATATTCAAATAGACGTACCTAAAATTACTGTAGATTTTAAAGATATGGATATTACTGCTCATCCTAAGTATCATGATGACCCTAAAAAATTCCAAAAAGATTGGGATCATTTTAAAATGTGGGGTTTGAAAATGGTAAATACCGAAGAAGAATTTAGAGCTTATTCTATGGCTAATCATCCTGCCGAAGGAAATAAAGTAATGTTAACCATACGTATAGCCACACCGCCATTTAAGTTTAAAAATGAAGGTGGAAAAAGAATTTGGGACGGTTATCAAGCTGTAAATCCGGGAATTTGTTCTTCGTACGTTTTTTCAAGAAAACCTGGCGATAAAGTTTCTATTTCCGGTCCTTATGGAGAGTTTTTTATAAAAGATACCGATGCAGAAATGCTTTATATAGGCGGTGGAGCAGGTATGGCTCCTATGCGTTCTCATTTATACCACTTGTTCCATACTTTAAAAACAGGAAGAAAAGTTACTTTCTTCTATGGTGGTAGAACTAAGCAAGAGTTATTTTATATTGAAGAATTTAGAGAAATAGAAAAACAATTCCCTAATTTCAAATTTGCCATAGCTTTAGATAATCCATTACCGGAAGATAACTGGACATTAAAAGAAAATTTAGACGATCCTAATGGAGATGGCTTTAAAGGTTTTGTACACAATGTAGTAATTGAGCAGTTTTTAAGTAAGCACGAAGCTCCGGAAGATTTGGAATTGTATTTCTGTGGTCCTCCAATGATGAACCAGTCAGTGCTTAAAATGGCTGATGATTGGGGAATACCAAAAGAGCAAGTATTCTTTGATGATTTTGGTGGTTAA